The genomic interval CAAGTGTCGATTTCCACGAAGCCGGAAGCTGGCGACTTGTCCCGTGCCCAGCGTCCGCCTATCGAGGGCCGATGGCCGGAGAACTCAGAGACAATCGCGGACGCGGCGACGCGGAATGGGGGCTGCCCCCGATCCACCCCGAAGGGCGCAAGTTCGGCATCGCCGCGGTGTTCATCGCCCTCGTCGTTCTCTGGGGGCTCGACTGGGAAATCGTCGGCTGGCCGTTGCTGATGGCCTCGATCGGCGTGTTTGCCTTCTTCCGCGACCCGGAACGGGTGGTTCCCCAGGGAGAGAACCAGGTCGTCTCCCCCGCCGACGGGCAGATATCCCTTATCGCGCAGGTTCCGCCGCCACCCGAAATGCAGCGCGACGACGGAGACCGCGGGCGCGGGCTGGGCGTCGAACCGGTGACGCGCATCTCCATCTTCATGTCGGTGTTCGACGTCCATATCAATCGTTCTCCGGTGGCGGGCACGGTGCGCCGTATCGTTTACATCCCGGGCCGTTTTCTCAATGCCGATCTCGACAAGGCGAGCGAGGAGAACGAGCGCCAGCATCTGCTGATCGAGCGGGCGGATGGCGTGGGCATCGGCATGACGCAGATCGCCGGGCTTGTGGCGCGGCGGATCGTGCCCTTCGTGAAGCCGGGTGACATCGTCGCCGCCGGGCAGCGGGTCGGCCTGATCCGCTTCGGCAGCCGGGTCGACGTATATCTACCCGCCGGGACCGATGCGCGCGTGCTGGTTGGCCAGCGCGTCGTCGCCGGCGAGACGGTGCTCGCGGACCTTGGCGTGACCGGCCTTCTGGAAGGGGTGCGCCAATGAACCGCGACGACGAATTCGATCTCGACAGCGGCGAAGGCCGCGCTCCCGCGCCTGCCGAACCGGCCTGGCTCGGTCCCAAGGCGAGCGAGGACGAGATCGTCACGCGCTCGCGGTCGGGCCGCGGACTGTCGATGCGGGCCGTCTTGCCGAGCGCGATCACCGCGGCGGCCCTGTGTTCGGGGCTGACCGGAATCCGCTTCGCCGTGGACGGCATCTGGCACATGAGCCTGTTCGCCATCATCTTCGCCGGCGTGCTCGATGGCATGGACGGGCGTATCGCCCGGCTCTTGAAGGCGCAGTCGCGCTTCGGGGCGGAGTTGGACAGCCTCGCCGATTCGCTCAGCTTCGGCATGGCGCCCGCGCTCATCCTGTTCATGTGGTCCCTCCAGGATCTGCCGCGCATCGGGTGGTTCGCCTCGCTCGCTTTCGCGATTACCTGCGCGCTGCGGCTCGCCCGGTTCAACGCGCGGATCGATCTGGAGGACCAGCCGCACAAGTCCGCCGGCTTCCTCACGGGCGTTCCGGCCCCGGTCGGGGCGGGGCTGGCCTTCCTGCCGATGTATCTGTGGCTGGCGACCGGAGAAGCGATTTTCCGCTCCCCCTGGCTGGTCGGCGTCTGGACGTTCGTGGTCGCCTTCCTGATGATATCCAACCTCGCGACGCTCAGCTGGAAGTCGATGCGGCCGCCCGAAAGCCTGAAGATCGCGGCCATCGCCATCGGCGCCATCGTGATCGCGGCCATGCTGATAGAACCCTGGTGGACGCTGATCCTGGTCTGCGCCGTCTACCTGGCGCTCGTCCCGGTGGGCATGGTGCGGTACGCCCGCGTGCGGCGACACCGGCACGCGCGAGGCGAACCCGTTACGCCGCAGCCGGAATAAGCCGGGAGAAAGCCTCGCTCTCACGCCGTATGCGAACCGCGGCGGGGCGGATCGCCGCCCTGCGCGGCCGGTGCAATTCGCGTCGGATGGACCGATACTGCGCGACGCCACGCCGAAGAGAGACGAATAGCGAGGCAACGGCCAGGGCGGCCATCGACCCGAGAGCCAGCGAGAGTGCGACTGCCGTGAACATGATCGTCAACCTTCCTGCATCTGCGCGAACCGTGTTCCGGCTCTGTTCCACCCCCTTGTTCTCAATTTGTTCCATCCTGTCAAGCGAAGTTCGGCGGTTGGCCCGACCTGCTTCTTGTGATCCCCATCCGGGGTGGATTTTCCCTTCGCTTCGAGCTAAAGCGCCCGCTGCCGGAAAGGTTCCGTCTCGCGACTCGCGGGAATACGGGCATTTCGGGCAAATTCACATGGATGGCATTACATACCGGTGCCGATAGCTGACCAGGTCAGCCTGTCGGTTCCCCGCTGTCCAGAGGCACAACCGGAAAGGAATTACCTATGGCGGCCCCTACCGTCACCATGCAGCAATTGATCGAGGCCGGCGCGCATTTCGGCCACCAGACCCACCGCTGGAATCCGCGGATGAAGCCGTATATCTTCGGCAGCCGCAACGGCGTTCATATCATCGACCTGTCGCAGACCGTGCCGCTGTTCGCGCGCGCGCTGGACTTCGTCAGCTCCACCGTGCGGGCCGGCGGCAAGGTGCTGTTCGTCGGCACCAAGCGGCAGGCGCAGGAACCCATTGCGGAGGCCGCGCGCGCCTGCGGCCAGCACTTCGTCAACCATCGCTGGCTGGGCGGGATGCTCACCAACTGGAAGACGATTTCCGGTTCGATCCGCGAACTCAAGAATCTGGAAGAACAGCTCGCCGGCGACACCAGCCTTCTGACCAAGAAGGAAGTGCTCCAGCTGACCCGCAAGCGCGACAAGCTGGAGCTGTCGCTGGGCGGTATTCGCGACATGGGCGGCATTCCCGATGTGATGTTCGTGATCGACGCCAACAAGGAAGACCTGGCGATCAAGGAAGCCGAAACGCTCGGCATCCCGGTGATCGCGGTGCTCGATACCAATGTCGATCCGACCGGTATCGCCTTCCCGATCCCGGGCAATGACGACGCCAGCCGTGCCGTCCGCCTGTATTGCGACGCGGTCAGCCAGGCCGCTCGGACCGGCTCGGACGCGAACGTTGCCGATTCGGGCGACATCGGCTCGATGGAAGCGCCGCCCGCCGAGGCCGCCGCCGCGCAGGCGCCGGCCGAGCAGCAGGCGAGCGAGGCCACGGCCGACGCCTGATCGCAGCGGACGGCGGAACCGTAACCGCCGCGTCATATTCACCGATCAATGCGCCGGCCCGCGACACCATGCGGGCCGGCGCCCCCATTTCATTCAAGAGGAACAACGACATGGCTGCATTCTCCGTAGCTGACGTGAAGGCCCTGCGCGAAAAGACCGGCGCGGGCATGATGGACGCCAAGAAGGCGCTCGAGGAATCGAGTGGCGATATCGAGGCCGCGGTCGACGCGCTGCGCGCGAAGGGTCTTGCCACCGCGCAGAAGAAGTCAAGCCGCACCGCCGCCGAAGGTCTGGTCGGCGTGGCGGTCGAGGGCACGAAGGGCGTCGCCGTGGAGGTGAACTCCGAAACCGACTTCGTCGCCAAGAACGACAAGTTCCAGGACTTCGTCCGCAACACCACGCAGGCCGCGCTGGACGCCGGCGGCGACGACGTCGAGGCGCTCAAGGGTGCGGATTATCCGGGCGGCGGCACCGTGGGCGAAAAGCTGACCGACAACATCGCGACGATCGGCGAGAACCAGCAGGTGCGCCGGATGAAGACCGTTTCGGTCAAGGACGGCGTGATCGTGCCTTACGTGCATAACGCCGTCGCCTCCGACCTCGGCAAGATCGGTGTGCTGGTCGCGCTGGAAAGCGAAGGCGACAAGGACAAGCTGGCCGAGCTGGGCAAGTTCCTGGGCATGCACATCGCCGCCGCATTCCCGCAGGCGCTGACCGCCGAGCAGCTCGACCCCGCCGTGATCGAGCGCGAGCGTGCCATCGCCCGCGAAAAGGCTGCCGAGAGCGGCAAGCCCGAGGCCGTTCAGGAAAAGATGGTGGACGGCGCGATCGCCAAATACGCCAAGGAGAACGCGCTGCTGAGCCAGGTCTACATGATCGACAACAAGACGCCGGTGGCGCAAGTTCTCGAAGGCGCGGCCAAGGATGTCGGCGCCAAGGTCGAGCTGGTGGATTATGTCCGCTTCCAGCTGGGCGAGGGCATCGAGAAGGAAGAAAGCGATTTCGCTGCCGAGGTGAAGGCCGCTGCCGGCGGCTGATCGCCTTTCCAAACAGGATGGCAAACGAGGCGGCGAAGTTGACAGTGTCAACTTCGCCGTTTTGCTATCCACCTGAAATAATGGGATTTTCCGCCTTGGCAAAGTTGACACTCCGTCAGGACAAAAATTTTCTTCGCGCACGAAGCGGGGAACCGACGATGGGAAAGAACTGGGCTTCCCGTGTCCTAGCGGGAGGCGTGTAGGAAAGCCCGAACCTGCCGGTCCGGCGCGGCACCATCGTCACCAGCCAGATTTCCGGCCGGGTGCCGAAGCGTACCGGCAGCAGGCTCGTTCCCAGACCCGCGCCGGTAACGATGGTGCGTCCGCTTTCGCGCGTCACGCCGCAGGCGAAGCGGGCGCCATATTGCGACATGGTGGCGAGCGCGCCGACCAGCGGCAGGCGTATCTGTCCGCAATGGGTATGGCCGGCCAGCACCAACGGTACGGTGCCCGGCACCTGCGGAAAGATGTCGGGGCTGTGCGTCAGGATCAGCCGCCCGCCGCGCAGGGGCGCCATCCGTTGCAGCACCAGCGGCAGGTCGTCGCGCCGTGTAAAGGCATCGTCCACGCCGCCCAGCGCGAGCGGGCCGATCTGCGTCGCCTCGTTCTGCAAGGTGCGGATACCGGCTTGGTGAAGCTCGCGTTCGAGGGCCGGCCAGTCGAACCAGTGATCGTGATTGCACGGCACCGCGACCGTTCCCAGCGGCGCGTCGAGCGCGGCCAGTGGGACAACGATCTCGGACGCGGTGAAGCCATGCGTCGCCACCCGTTTCTCGCTGACGAGGTCGCCGGCGATCAGGACGATATCGGGACCGAGCGCGTTCACCTGCGCGACGATCCGCTCCAGCCGGGAGGGCGGCATGTCGGGGCCGGCCACGTGGATATCGGCGAGGACGGCCGCGGTGACGGGGCGCGGCAGGCCCGGCACGGCGATGGTGAGGCGGCGGACCCGCGGCTCGGCCAGGGTATCGTGCCAGGCCTTCGTCGCCAGCATCGCCAGGGCGACGAACAGGAACGCGGCGATCCAGCGCCACCGGCGAAGAAGGGCGGTCATGCCGCGTGCTGGCCCGGTTGATCGATCCGCGCAAGCCCGGGTCGCGCAATTAGCGCCCACCGCCACTTGGCAGTGCGCGATGCGCCCTATAGAGAGCGCGCAAAGCCAATCGAGAGGTCACCGCCCGCACATGCTGTTGCCCGCCGCCAAGCGTATCCTGCTGAAATTGTCGGGCGAAGTGCTGATGGGGGAAGCGGGCTTCGGCATCGATCCGGCCTATGTCATGCGGCTGGCCGAAGAGGTGAAGGCGGCGCGCGAGACGGGGCTGGAAATCTGCCTCGTCATCGGCGGCGGCAACATCTTTCGCGGAATGGCGGGCGCCGCGCAGGGCATGGACCGGGCGCAGGCCGACTACATGGGAATGCTGGCGACGGTCATGAACGCCCTCGCGATGCAGAGCGCGCTCGAACAGATCGGCGTCGACACCCGCGTGCAGAGCGCCATCCAGATGGATCAGGTATGCGAACCGGTGATCCGCCGGCGGGCGGAGCGGCACCTGCAGAAGGGGCGCATCGTGATCTTCGCCGCCGGCGTGGGCGCGCCCTATTTCACGACCGATAGCGGTGCGGCCCTGCGCGCGGCGGAAATGCGTTGCGACGCGCTGCTGAAGGGCACCAGCGTCGACGGGGTCTATGATTCCGATCCCAAGCGCAACGCGAGCGCAACCCGTTACGATACCGTGAGTTACGACCAGGTGCTCGCGGACAATCTCAAGGTCATGGACGCTTCCGCCGTGGCGCTGTGCCGCGACAACGACATCCCGCTCGTGGTGTTCTCCATTCGCGAGAAGGGCAACGTCGCGCGCGTGCTGGCGGGCGAGGGCGTGCAGACGATAGTGAAGAAGGACTGAAACGATGGCGAAATACGACAAGGCCGACGTGGAGCGGCGCATGGACGGTGCGGTGGAGAGCCTGAAGGGCGACCTGTCGGGTCTGCGCACCGGCCGCGCCAACACCGCGCTGCTCGATCCCGTCGTGGTCGAGGTGTACGGCGCCATGATGCCGCTGAACCAGGTCGCCACCGTCTCCGCGCCCGAGGCCCGGATGCTGAGCGTGCAGGTGTGGGACAAGGCCAATGTCAACGCCGTGGAGAAGGGCATATCCAAGGCCAATCTGGGCCTCAACCCGATGAGCGACGGGCAGACCATCCGCCTGCCCATGCCCGACCTGAACGAGGAGCGGCGCAAGGAACTCGCCAAGCTCGCCGGCACCTATGGCGAGAACGCGAAGATCGCCATCCGCAATGTGCGGCGCGACGCGAACGAGGCCCTGAAGGAAGACGAGAAGAAGAAGGAAATCTCCGAGGACGAACGCAAGCGACTGGAGGACGAGGTCCAGAAGATGACCGATGCCCACGTCGCCGAGACGGACACGGCGGTGGAGAAGAAGATCCAGGAAATCCTCACCCAGTGACGCCGCGTAGCCCTCGATCCGCTCTTGCAGGGCGCAGTCGAGACATCGCTGTCCCGCGCTCGTGCGGCGTGGGGGGCACACGGGTATCGCGCGATGGCTGAGGACGGTTTCCCCCGCCACGTCGCCATCATAATGGACGGCAACGGTCGCTGGGCCAAGAAACGGCACCTGCCCCGCGCGCTCGGCCACAGGCAGGGCGGGGAGGCCGTGCGCCGCACGGTGAAGGCGGCGGAAACGCTCGAGCTGGAATGTCTGACGCTCTACGCCTTCAGTTCGGAAAACTGGAAGCGGGAAAAGGACGAAATCGCCGATCTGATGAACCTCATGCGGCGGTTCATCGAGACGAACCTCGACGAACTGATCGAGGCGCGCGTCAGGCTGGCGATCATCGGCGACTACCGCGCCTTCGCCCCGGATATCGTCGCCATGCTGGAGGATGCGCTGGAGCGCACCAGCGGCGGGAACCGGATACTCGCGGTCGCGCTCAATTACGGATCGCAGCAGGAAATCGCCCGCGCGGCGCGGGCTGCGGCGGCGGCGGGCGAGATCACGCCGCAGGCCATAGAGCGCCACCTCGACACCGCCGCCCTGCCGCCGCTCGACCTCGTCATCCGCACCAGCGGAGAGGTGCGGCTGTCGAATTTCCTGCTGTGGCAGGCGGCCTATGCCGAGATGATCTTCACCGATGTCCTGTGGCCCGACTTCGACGAGGGCCATCTGCGCGCGGCGTGCGAGGAGTTCGCGCGGCGGGAAAGGCGTTACGGTGGACGCTGAGCAATCGGGCAAGCCCCGCAAGCGCGACCGGCTCAAGGCGCGGGCGAAACGCTACGCCACCGTTCCCATCTCGATCCGCACGAGCGACCTGCCCAAGCGCGCGGCGAGCGCGGCGGTCATGCTGGCGGTGAGCGGGGCGGCGCTGTGGATCGGCGGCTGGATCTGGAGCGGTTTCGCGCTGCTGCTGGGACTGTGGGCGTTGTACGAATGGACCGCGATCATGTGGCGCATGACCGACCGGCCCCTCGCCAGGCTGATCGGCGTCATGCTCGGTCTCGCCTATATCGGCTATGCCGCGTTCGTGATCGGCGCGCTCGGCAACGACGCGGTCGCGGGCGCGGCCGGCGGCAAGCGGCTGGGCGGCCCGCTGGTGGCCATGATCGCCAGCGTGATCGCCACCGATACCGGTGCCTATTTCGCCGGGCGCACGATCGGCGGCCCGAAGATCGCGCCCGCCATAAGCCCGTCCAAGACCTGGGCCGGGCTGGGCGGCGGCATGGTCAGCGCGGGGCTGGTGCTGGCGCTGTTCGCCGGGTTCGACCGGCTCGACGTGCCGGTGGCGCAGGCCGTCGTGCTCGGCGCGCTTGTCGCCATCGTGGCGCAGGCGGGCGACTTTCTCGAAAGCTGGATGAAGCGCAAGGCGCACGTGAAGGATTCGGGCTCGCTCATCCCCGGCCACGGCGGCATTCTCGACCGGGTGGATGGCCTGATCGCGGTGTCCTGCGTGCTGGGTTTCGTGTTCATGGGGGCGCTGGTACAAGCGACGGAGTTGTGACCCGCACGATTTCCATTCTCGGCGCGACCGGTTCGATCGGCGATTCCACCCTCGACCTGGTGCGCCGCCATCGGGACGACTGGCGCGTGGTCGCCCTGTCGGCCAATTGCAGCGCCGCGAAACTTGCGAAGCTGGCGCGCGAATTCGGTGCCGAGATCGCGGTGGTCGGCGATGCGGCATGCCTGCCGGACTTGCGCGAGGCGCTCGCCGGCAGCGGTATCGCGGCGGAAGGCGGCCCCGCGGCCCTGTGCGATGCGGCGGCGCGGCCCGTCGATGTCACCATGGCCGCCATCGTCGGCTGCGCCGGCCTCGCGCCGACCATGCGCGCGATAGAGCAGGGGCGCACCGTGGCGCTCGCCAACAAGGAAGCGCTGGTTTCCGCGGGCGGGGTGATGACGGCGAAGGTCGCCGAGCATGGAACGACCCTGCTGCCGGTCGATTCGGAGCACAACGCGATATTCCAGTGCCTGTCGGGCGGCCGGACGGAGGACGTGCGGTGGATCACGCTGACCGCGAGCGGCGGCCCGTTCCGGACGAAATCGCAGTCCGAGCTCGAGGCGGCGACACCCGCACAGGCCGTCGCGCATCCCAACTGGGACATGGGCGCTAAGATCAGCGTCGATTCCGCCACGATGATGAACAAGGGGCTCGAGTTCATCGAGGCGCATCACCTGTTCCCGGTCGGGCTGGACCGGCTGCGCATCGTCGTGCATCCGCAGAGCGTCATCCATTCGATGGTCGAGTATCGCGACGGCTCGACACTGGCGCAGCTCGGCCCGTCCGACATGCGCGTACCCATCGCCTCGGCGCTCGCCTGGCCTGAACGCATGGATACGCCGTGCGAGCCGCTCGATCTGGCCGGGGTGGGCGAGCTGAGCTTCTTCGCCCCGAACGAGGATCGGTTTCCCGCCACCCGCATCGCGCGAGACGCGGCCCGGGCGGGCGGCGCGGCGCCCGCCGTGCTCAACGCCGCGAACGAGGTCGCGGTGGCCGCTTTCCTCGCCGGTCAGGTCAAGTTCACGCAAATTTCGGCAATATCGTCCAGAACCCTCGACAGTTACGCGCCGCCTGCGCCCCGGTCTCTCGACGACGTGCTCGCCGTCGATGCCGAGGCGCGGGCGCGCGCGGGGACGCTGCTGGAGCCGGCCTGACATGACCTTCGATTCCGTGCCCGTGTGGATGATGATCCTGGGCTTCCTGCTGATGCTGGGGCCGCTCGTCGTGCTGCACGAACTGGGGCACTATCTGGTCGGGAGATGGTTCGGCGTGGGCGCCGATGCGTTCAGCGTCGGGTTCGGCAAGGAACTGGCGGGATTTACCGACCGTCGCGGCACGCGCTGGAAGCTCTCGGCGCTGCCGTTCGGCGGATACGTGCAGTTTCGCGGCGACATGAACCCCGCCAGCATACCCGATCCCGACGCTCCGGTTGAGGAGGATCATTTCCAGGCCAGGCCGCTGTGGCAGCGCGCGCTGATCGTGGCGGCGGGCCCGGTCACCAACTTCCTCGTCGCCATCGCCATCCTCGCCAGCTTCAACCTCGCCTATGGCCGGGCGACCACGCCGCCGGTGGTGGAGGTGCTGATGGAGGAGGGCGCGGCAGGCGCGGCGGGAATTGACGTTGGCGACCGCATCGTGTCGGTGAACGGACACCGGATCGAGGATTTCGGCGACGTGACGCCGCTCGTCGCCCCCTATCCGGACGAGCCGATCGCGATGACGGTGGAGCGGGGGGGGCGGCTGCTCGATTTCGACTTCACCATACCCGGCTACGAGGAGCAGGACAGGTTCGGCAATTCCTTCCATGTCGGACGGATCGGCATCGGGTCCACCACCCGCGACATGGTGCCCGTGGGGCCGCTGGAATCGGTCGGGCTGGCCGTGCGCCAGACCGGCGACATCCTCGACATGATGGTCACCGGAATCTGGCAGATCGTCTCGGGTCGCCGCTCAGTGGAGGAGCTTGGCGGACCGATCAAGATCGCCAAGTTTTCGGGCGAGCAGCTAAGCCTGGGATGGCAGTCTTTCGTCAGCTTCGCGGCGCTGATCTCGATTAACTTGGCATTCATTAACCTGCTGCCAATTCCGGCGCTCGACGGCGGGCATCTGGCTTTCTACGCGGCCGAGGCGGTCCGTCGAAAGCCGGCCAGTCCGCGCAGTCAGGAATGGGCCTTCAGGACCGGCATGGCGTTCGTGCTGGCACTGATGCTGTTCGTGACGATCATCGATATCGCCAGCCTGCCGATCTTCGGCAGTTAGGCGGGGAAGGATAAGGCGCTTCCAGCAAAATATGGGCGGCTTGGCTTGATTGCCGACATGGCATCGGGCAGGGGCGCGCTTTGCGTCGGGAGCGTGGTGAACGGGAGGCCGTGCGGGGGCTGGCTTGCCATTGGATTGCTCCGCTTGGGCGCGGGTTCGACAAGAGTGGACGGATGATGGGTTCCAAGGCCAGGACGATGACTTCACGCCATTACGCGGTGGCCCTGCTGGGCTGTTCGATGCTGGCAGGGCTGCCGATCGCGGCATCCGCGCAGGACACGGGCGGCGCGGCGGATCAGTCCGGCGCACAACCCGCCACCCAGCCTACGCCGACCCCCACACCCGCGCCGACGCAGGCGCCCGCCGGGGCGCAACCGCAAACGCAGCAGCCGCGGGTGCAGGGCGACGTCATCCGCACCATCGCCGTCGCCGGCGCGCAGCGGCTGGAGCCGGAAACCATCATCAGCTACATCAGCCTGCGACCCGGTCAGGTCTACACCGCCGCCGCCGCCGACCAGGCGCTGATCGACCTCGCCAATACCGAACTGTTCGCCGATTACCGGATCGAGAACAATGACGGCAACGTCGTCATCACCGTGGTCGAGAACCCGATCATCAACCGGGTGATCCTGGAGGGCAATCGCCGGATCGACAACGACAAGATCCTGCCCGAGATCAACCTCGCCCCGCGCCAGATCTTCACCCGCAGCCGGGTGCGTGCCGATGTCGCCCGCATCATCGAGCTGTACAAGCGGCAGGGCCGCTTCGCCGCGACGGTCGAACCGCAGATGGTCCAGCTCGACCAGAACCGCGTCGACGTGATCTTCGAGATTTCCGAGGGGCCGAAGTCCAAGGTCCGCCAGATCAACATCATCGGCAACGAGGTGTTTTCGGACGGCGACCTGAAGGACGAGATGCTGACGCGCGAGGCCAGCCTGCTCGCCATCTTCAGCTCCAACACCAGCTACGATCCCGACCGCCTGGCCTTCGACCAGCAGAAGCTGCGCCAGTTCTACCTGACGCAGGGCTATGCCGATTTCCGCGTGGTATCCGCCGTGGCCGAGCTGACGCCCGACAAGCGCGACTTCATCATCACCTATGTCGTCGAGGAGGGTGAGCGCTACAAGTTCGGGGACGTCCAGGTCGAAAGCCAGTTGCGCGATTTCGACAGCGACGTGCTCAGCTCGCAGCTCTCGATCGAGGAAGGCGACTGGTACGATGCGGAAAAGGTGGATGACATCGTCGAGGGGCTGACCGAGACGGCCGGCACCTTCGGCTACGCCTTCGCCGACGTGCGCCCGCGCATCTCGCGCAATCCCGAAACGCTGACGATGGACGTGACCTTCACCGTCGCCGATGCGCCGCGCGTCTATATCGAGTCTATCGACATCAACGGCAACACGCTGACGCAGGACAAGGTCATCCGCCGCGAATTCCGCCTGGCAGAAGGCGATGCGTTCAGCTCGCTGCAGGTGCGCCGTTCGACGGCACGCATCAATTCGCTGGGCTATTTCCAGGAAAACTTCGAGATCGAGCAGGTCGAGGGCAGCACGCCCGACCGCGTGATCCTGCAGGCCAACGTGCAGGAGAACCCGACCGGCGAACTGTCGCTATCGGCGGGGTTCTCCAGCCTCGAAAGCTTCATATTCAATGGCTCGATCCGGCAGAACAACTTCCGCGGGCGCGGCCAGACGATCGGGCTGGGCGTCAACTATTCGCGCTATTCCAAGTCGGCGAACATCAGCTTCACCGAACCCAAGCTGTTCGACCGCGACATCGCCGCCGGCTTCGACATCTACCGGCAGGACTACAACAACGGCTATTTCGACCGCGACAGCGCGACCTACGAGCAGACCACGACGGGCCTGGCGCTGCGCACCGGCGTGCCGCTGACCGAATATATGAGCCTGCTCGCGCGCTATACGCTCAACTACCAGCAGGTAAGCGTGGACGAAGCGCGCTTCTTCGCCGATTTCGATGGCGACGGGGTTGCGCAGTGCGAGCCGCTGATCGCCGGGCGCTATCTGTGCGATGCGCTGGGCAACCGGTTGCAGTCGATCCTCGGCCTCAACCTTAATTACAGCACGCTCAACAGCCGGGTCCGCCCGACCAGCGGGACGCAGGCGACCATCGGCGTCGATTTCGCCGGCCTGGGGGGCGATACGAAATATCTGCGCGGGCGCGTGAACGCACAGCGTTTCTGGTCCCTCGGGGCGGGCTTCATCGGTTCGCTTTCTTTCGAGGGCGGTTACATCCACGGTCTCAACGACCGCGGCCCCAATTCCGACAGCGTGCTGCTGACCGACCGGTTCTTCCTCGGCGAGGGGCAGATGCGCGGCTTCGACATCCGCGGCGTCGGCCCGCGCGTGGTGCGGCGCTTCTACACCACCGACGAGGACGGCAACCAGGTTCTCTTCCCGCTCGACGCGAAGGAGAACCAGGACGATGCGCTGGGCGGGCGCGCCTATTACCTCGCTCGCGGCGAGGTCGAGATTCCGCTCGGCTCGGGCGCACGCGAACTGGGCATCCGCCCCTCGGTGTTCGTCGATGTCGGCTCCGTCTTCGGCGTGACCGACCCGACGCTGGTGCAAAGCCCGCTGCCCGACGGCCTGTTCATTCCGCAGCGCGACGGCGACGGCAACGCGCTCTATTCGCAGGCTGTGCTGGGAGACGACGGCCAGGTCATCGACAATATTCTCACGACCAACCCGATCAGCCCGACCGGCACCGAGAACACCCCCATCGGCCGGCGCCTGCCGCCGTTCACCGAGGAATTCGTCGGCGACACGCCTTCACCTCGCGTTTCGGTTGGCATCGGTATCAACTGGAATTCGCCTTTCGGACCGTTCCGAATCGACATCGCCACGGCGCTGCTGAAGGAGCGCGGCGATGAAACGAAGACCTTCTCATTCAACGTAGGAACCCAATTCTGATGAAAAGCCTTACCAAGATCGCGCTTGCCGCCGGTCTCGCCACCACGGCCACTGCCGCTCCCGCCTCGGCCCAGGTCAACGGCATCGGCACCTCCGACCTGCCCATCGCGGTGGTCGGGTCGCAGGCGTTCCAGACCGGCTATCAGCAGATCGCGACGCAGTATCAGGCGCAGCGCACGACGGTGGAACAGCGCCAGCAGCAGCGCACCCAGCTGGTCCAGCAGCTCGACACCAACGGCGACGGGCAGCT from Aurantiacibacter spongiae carries:
- a CDS encoding phosphatidate cytidylyltransferase; translated protein: MDAEQSGKPRKRDRLKARAKRYATVPISIRTSDLPKRAASAAVMLAVSGAALWIGGWIWSGFALLLGLWALYEWTAIMWRMTDRPLARLIGVMLGLAYIGYAAFVIGALGNDAVAGAAGGKRLGGPLVAMIASVIATDTGAYFAGRTIGGPKIAPAISPSKTWAGLGGGMVSAGLVLALFAGFDRLDVPVAQAVVLGALVAIVAQAGDFLESWMKRKAHVKDSGSLIPGHGGILDRVDGLIAVSCVLGFVFMGALVQATEL
- the dxr gene encoding 1-deoxy-D-xylulose-5-phosphate reductoisomerase — its product is MTRTISILGATGSIGDSTLDLVRRHRDDWRVVALSANCSAAKLAKLAREFGAEIAVVGDAACLPDLREALAGSGIAAEGGPAALCDAAARPVDVTMAAIVGCAGLAPTMRAIEQGRTVALANKEALVSAGGVMTAKVAEHGTTLLPVDSEHNAIFQCLSGGRTEDVRWITLTASGGPFRTKSQSELEAATPAQAVAHPNWDMGAKISVDSATMMNKGLEFIEAHHLFPVGLDRLRIVVHPQSVIHSMVEYRDGSTLAQLGPSDMRVPIASALAWPERMDTPCEPLDLAGVGELSFFAPNEDRFPATRIARDAARAGGAAPAVLNAANEVAVAAFLAGQVKFTQISAISSRTLDSYAPPAPRSLDDVLAVDAEARARAGTLLEPA
- the rseP gene encoding RIP metalloprotease RseP, whose translation is MTFDSVPVWMMILGFLLMLGPLVVLHELGHYLVGRWFGVGADAFSVGFGKELAGFTDRRGTRWKLSALPFGGYVQFRGDMNPASIPDPDAPVEEDHFQARPLWQRALIVAAGPVTNFLVAIAILASFNLAYGRATTPPVVEVLMEEGAAGAAGIDVGDRIVSVNGHRIEDFGDVTPLVAPYPDEPIAMTVERGGRLLDFDFTIPGYEEQDRFGNSFHVGRIGIGSTTRDMVPVGPLESVGLAVRQTGDILDMMVTGIWQIVSGRRSVEELGGPIKIAKFSGEQLSLGWQSFVSFAALISINLAFINLLPIPALDGGHLAFYAAEAVRRKPASPRSQEWAFRTGMAFVLALMLFVTIIDIASLPIFGS
- the bamA gene encoding outer membrane protein assembly factor BamA, translated to MTSRHYAVALLGCSMLAGLPIAASAQDTGGAADQSGAQPATQPTPTPTPAPTQAPAGAQPQTQQPRVQGDVIRTIAVAGAQRLEPETIISYISLRPGQVYTAAAADQALIDLANTELFADYRIENNDGNVVITVVENPIINRVILEGNRRIDNDKILPEINLAPRQIFTRSRVRADVARIIELYKRQGRFAATVEPQMVQLDQNRVDVIFEISEGPKSKVRQINIIGNEVFSDGDLKDEMLTREASLLAIFSSNTSYDPDRLAFDQQKLRQFYLTQGYADFRVVSAVAELTPDKRDFIITYVVEEGERYKFGDVQVESQLRDFDSDVLSSQLSIEEGDWYDAEKVDDIVEGLTETAGTFGYAFADVRPRISRNPETLTMDVTFTVADAPRVYIESIDINGNTLTQDKVIRREFRLAEGDAFSSLQVRRSTARINSLGYFQENFEIEQVEGSTPDRVILQANVQENPTGELSLSAGFSSLESFIFNGSIRQNNFRGRGQTIGLGVNYSRYSKSANISFTEPKLFDRDIAAGFDIYRQDYNNGYFDRDSATYEQTTTGLALRTGVPLTEYMSLLARYTLNYQQVSVDEARFFADFDGDGVAQCEPLIAGRYLCDALGNRLQSILGLNLNYSTLNSRVRPTSGTQATIGVDFAGLGGDTKYLRGRVNAQRFWSLGAGFIGSLSFEGGYIHGLNDRGPNSDSVLLTDRFFLGEGQMRGFDIRGVGPRVVRRFYTTDEDGNQVLFPLDAKENQDDALGGRAYYLARGEVEIPLGSGARELGIRPSVFVDVGSVFGVTDPTLVQSPLPDGLFIPQRDGDGNALYSQAVLGDDGQVIDNILTTNPISPTGTENTPIGRRLPPFTEEFVGDTPSPRVSVGIGINWNSPFGPFRIDIATALLKERGDETKTFSFNVGTQF